DNA from Drosophila busckii strain San Diego stock center, stock number 13000-0081.31 chromosome 2R, ASM1175060v1, whole genome shotgun sequence:
tttatttcatcTCATCAGCGTCGCTGCCTTGAATTTTCTTATTGCTAGCAATTGGCGCTCTCGCTTTTAAGATTACCATGTTCGATGAAGCAAATATATTGTGCGAGTAGTGCGGCTACAATAGGTGCGAGTGAGAGATTCAACCGCTAAAAGACtctctttttatataaagagAAAATTTCCCAGGAACTTATCCAGGCtgccaacaatttaaaacaCTTATggacaataacaaacaaatattcacattcaaaatactttttattcggattatatgtatatgtatagctATTAGCTCTAATTGGATATTTTAGAcacatataaatttcatatcaGTTGTATTAAGTATTTCCACATAAgattttgcattgcattttgatatttgataTTAGTTGGAAAACAtgcaccaacatttaaatttaacacaacCAAAATTAAGTTTGTCAATTAAGATTAAGGAATTCTTCAACGTATGAGttataaatgcataaagtttGACACAATGAGGGAAGACACAAAAGTTGCcttaatatataactaaaatatataaactgagTCTTTCTCTTAAAACATAACTTAAGattaacttaaaaattaatatacatatacataaatgtacaattataaaaaaaaacaggagATGcgtttcattaaaattaacaatttgagCGCTTTGATGGCTGCTTTGCGAGTATTTCTTAAGTAACAATTGTAATTGAGTCTTTTGACAAAGGTGGAGGTGTTGATGATAATAACCTTAGTTAAAGTCCATTcagatatacatatagtagtaAGTATTTGAGCGATGCTGTGGACGTATTTTTTCAGTACACATACATTAATTAACTTGGGAGTAATGCTAAAAATGATATTGTCTGAAATCCGTTGATCCGTTCAAATTCAACCACGATGAAATTCAACGATAAACTCGATTCACAATCAGTTTTAGACATTCCCCtaatatctacatatatacgtTTTGAGTATTTGATAATTTGagtaagttaattaaattcgaaTACATTCAATTGTTGCGCGTAGCATCctgtattataattttgttctTCTCCCGCGTAACCTTTGTGGAGCTGGTGGACGGCATCAGACGCCTTAGATGATCCGGACTAATGATGCTGAGCGATTTCTCCTTACCCTTCGCACCAGTGCCAgtgctagctgctgctgtagtagTAACGCTATTCGTGGTGGTGGTCACTGCCGTAGCTGTGGTGGTTTCTATCAAAGCATTAGACTCATCGGCGCCAGAATGCGAGGAGCcagccgcagcggcagcagcataacGTGTAAGCACTTGAAACCTGGCAAAAATATTGCGTCCGCTGCGCTCCTTATCCTTATACTTCTCCAACGCAGCCGGCGATGGTTTGGCTGGTGGCTTGACCAAAGCTTTGCTGCCTCCGGGCTTATAAAAGTCCAGGTCATAGTCATAATCGCTGCTGGTGGCTGGCGCCAAGGCGCGTTCGCTATAGCTGGCCGAGCTGGTGGAAGTTTCTTCAGCCAAATGCCGCATCATAAgagttaatttcatttcatgctgacgctgcagcagcacagcgTTGCGCTCGCCCTCCAGACGCGCTTGACGCACAGCATTGGACAAGACGCGCTCCTTCCACTCCCACGCGTCACGTTCACGCTCCAGCAGCACCAGTTGCTGTTCCAGCTTGCGTGATGAATCACGCAAATCTATAACCttgacaaaatatttgtagagcAGCGTGCGCATCTCCTCCAGCGACAATTTGTTGAGTCGCGCCATTAGCATTTGTTCGCCTTTCTCACGCTGCAAGCGCTCACTGGTGTCAATCGACTTGGTGCCACAGATCAATTCATTTTTGAACTCTATAGCTGCATCTATGGCTTCAATGGCCTCATCACATTCCAATAGCTTACGCTCCTCGCGCTGCGTCAACATCTTATCACGTTTTAGCTTGCGATCCAGTTCGCAACGCTGCTCCAACAAATGATCACGTGTGCGTCGCAGGTTGCGTATTTCATGACGCAAGCTCTCCTCGCCCGCAACGCCCACCTCCAAGTTCTCGGACTTTTCACGCAATATATGATCCAAGTGTGTGATGCGCGCCTGCATTGCTTTGAGCTGATCCGGCTGCACGTCCTGCACTTTGACCAAAGCAACACGTGCTTCTTTGAGTGTCTTCAACTCCGCCTCAACCTGATCACGTTGCTTGTACTCCTTCTTCAATTTCTTGTGCAGCTCTTCGAGCTGCTTGCGTGACTCGCTTATAgactgctgcagttgcttcaACTTGTGTCCACTCTCGCTTGCAATGTGCTTCATGGAGGTCAAATCCTTTAGACGCTGCTCCAAGTGAGCTATTATTGTGTTCCAGCGCTCGACTTCGCACTTCTCTTTGTTCTGCATCACCGCTTTTGCCAAATGCTTTTTGGCCTTCTCGAGCTCTGCCTCCAATTTggctttctttttattgaaacGCTGCTTGACATGACTGCGCGTATCGCGATTCTTTACCAGCTCAGTGATTATATTCTGCTTCAGCTGCATTGTCTGCTCAATTTCGTTTGCTTGACGTTGACGTGCTTCAATCTCTGCCAGCAATTTGCGTAGTTTCTTTTGCAGCTGTTCTATGGGCGCATTGATAGCCGCCTGCCGCAGTGCGTCTGGTGTGCCTGTGGAGCTTTCTAGTGGATCCAACTCTGCCAACGcctcagctgttgctgctgctcctgctgctgttgcttttccAGTTGCTGGTTGTAATGAGGCCACGCGATTAAGCATCGCCAGCTCAGCATTGCTTAAACTAGCACCAGGTTGGATGCTGCGACGCCGACCTGTTGAATattacatattaataaatgcaatttaaatatagtaagaaaaaaaaaactaaagtaactatttttttcgttaaaaaactacaaaaaaaacaacaacaaaattaaaatataggtttttttaattttgttattttactattttttaacGATTTATGATGTTTGAAATTCCGTCACcccaaaaaatacaacaaatttattggcgATGGTTATGGAAAATTTATAGAAAGactgttaaaaatatatagaaaatatgtaGTTAGCAGCTATTAAGGTTTTTCCTAATATGAGAATTTCTTAAAAAGTCGATTTTGTACTTACCACCCACACTGGCCTTGCGCTCATCACACTTTTCCgcctgtggctgctgctgcttctcttgGGCTGGCTGCTCCTTTTCCTGGCCTTGCTGCTCCTTATCCTGACTCTGCATCACGGCCTTCGGCTGCGTCCTCATAAACTCCTCGTGTTTGCTTCGTATCAACGCATCTGTCTTAGCAAGAAACTCATCCATTAAACTCACCAGTTTCTCAGTAAGATCTGCATTCTGTGATTCATTATCCGACTCATTGTCCGAGTTCTGATGACACGAGGTCTCTAGATCACTGTTGGCCTCCTCGGGTTCATCTGCTTCCTGTATGGGCACAAGCGCCTTTTGGCTGCGCAACGCTTCGTTGGAGCTCAAGCACTCCTCGCATTCCTGCTTCAGAAAGAGCCATTCCTCAATTTGTTCCTTCTCCAGCTCGCTGACAGCATTGGAGCTCATTAATcttgaaaaatatgcaagttaGTCATgcttaaatatacaaataaaaatatatatatatacttggcAAATAGTCCTTCAGCATTGGAGACCAGCTTAAACCATTGACTGGCTGCAAATTGTAGTCCAAAGTTATCCGCATTGAGTGGATTGACGCCTGTCATCAAAACTGGTGGTCCATTATTCTGCGCTTGTTTTACTGGCGTATTGTCATCGGAAAATGTATTCATAATAACATAATTACGCACACATTGCACCTTGAATGCAAACTGCAAGTTGCCTAGAGTCTCTGCCAAATCCTTTTCCAAGGGCGACACACATAACATAACCAAAGTTTGTGCGCGTCCACCAAACGAATCTTTGAGCAAGGTGGTTAAAGTATTCTGTGCATAAGGTAAGTTGCTATTCAGTCCATAGGCAATACTGGGATCTGTTAATATGTTGATCAGTTGCTCCAACATTTGCAGGCCCAGATCACGCGGCTGGCCAGGTGGCACTACGCCGCAACGTTCGGTGCCGCTAAGATCAGAGAAGCTAGCGGTTGATAGGCGATGCTGTATGAGATTATCTTTGGACACCCAATTCTGTTCCAGCGTTAGCGTAAACAGCGTATGTGTGGGTGCGTTCGATTTTCTGCTTCTGCCTAGATGTAGCCAACGAAAAACATCCTCCAATGTGTTGCAGGGTCTACTACCCATGCCCAGCAGATCGCATACTTCGTGATTGCAAATCTCAACGTAGCCCACATTTATAGTATGCTTGCGTTCTACATAAGTAATGAAATTAGTTAGAATGCTGAAAGTGGAGACAAAATCTCTGTAACCCACCTGGATGTGCTTTCACGTGCGCAAAAATTTCACGCACACAACGCGGCACAATGCCCTCCTCAGCCTGGTCAGTGCCTTTTCCATACAGCGTATATGTTTTGCCTGTACCGCGTTGTCCGTATGACACCACAGATGCATCAAATCCCTCCAGAAACAAGCTTATCAATGGCAAAACTGTTTGCTGATAAACCTGAAGCTGCGTCGTGCTGCTGTCCAGCGCATGCGTCACTGGGATCGTATGTGGGCCCACTTGTATGAGTCCAGCCGCAATGCTATCTAAAGCAGCACCGCCAGGCAATGCGCTGGGCAGCAGACCCAAAAACGAAGCGGTTATTGGTATGGCCTGCACGCAGCAATTATTGCTGGTGTCATTTGTATGCGGCGCTGCAATCTCTGGCTTGTTATTGCCATTTGAATCAGGCGTCGGTGGCTGCGGCGgaggtggcggcggcggcgtggGTGCAGATTCTGCAGTCGCTTCTTTACTTTGTTCTTCGGTGTCTGCAACAATGTCGTCTGGCTCCGTTTCTAGATTTTCTAGTGGACATATGCGCACAGCCACTTGTATGGGTATCTCCATAATTTAGCAACtaattttcagcttttttaaacatttttgtatacatttttcgCAGAAcgaaaaatttgttgctttttttgtgttgCGATTGGGGATGAGACTGTGTTTCTGCTGCGCATGGTTAGTTGGCAACGCTCATCGCCAGGGCTGCAAAGTTATTGAGTATTAAGCAGCAACCCTACAGGTTTTTTTTCAGCGCGTGTTTTTTTGTTCGTATAAAAACGTTTTTGCtcttaatttgttattaaaacagCGCTAACATAATGTCAAAACGCCGCATTGAGGTGGGTGAAACCTACATGAGCAATTCCAAAAAGTAAGTAAACGTTATTGAAACATATGGAAGTCAGTTTTGTTAATGACTTTGTGCGCAATTACAGAAAATCCGATGCCGCCTCAACATCAGCATCAGCGGCCGCCACAACTGGAGTTGTGGCCCCAGTGCTTGGCGGCTTTGTGCCCAGCAAGCAGGTAAGCTGCAAACtaataatttcattacatTAGCTAATccatatgcatatttgttaGCCCCCCACCATGAATCCATTCACAAACAAGCCCTACTCGGTGCGCtatcaaaatttgtataaaaagcgCATAGCACTGCCTGTCTTTGAGTATCAGGCGGATTTTATGCGGCTGCTGAATAATCATCAGTGCATAGTACTTGTGGGCGAGACGGGTTCGGGTAAAACTACACAGATTCCACAATGGTGTGTGGACTTTGCTGTATCTAAGGGACGCAAGGGTGTCTCCTGCACACAGCCTCGTCGTGTGGCTGCCATGTCCGTGGCACAGCGTGTGTCTGAGGAAATGGATGTCGTGCTGGGCGAGGAAGTGGGCTATTCTATACGTTTTGAGGATTGCTCCACGGCCAAGACGCTGCTCAAGTATATGACAGACGGTATGCTGCTGCGTGAAGCAATGTCAGATCCGATGTTAGAGCAATATCAGGTTATATTGCTGGACGAGGCTCACGAACGTACGCTGGCTACAGATATACTTATGGGTGTGCTTAAGGAGGTTATTCGTCAACGCAGTGATCTGAAATTGGTGGTGATGTCTGCCACGCTTGATGCCGGCAAGTTCCAACAGTACTTTGATAATGCACCGCTTATGAATGTACCTGGACGCACGCATCCGGTAGAGATTTTCTATACACCTGAGCCGGAACGTGATTACTTGGAGGCAGCTATACGTACTGTGATTCAAATACACATGTGCGAGGAGATTGAGGGCGATATACTAATGTTCCTCACGGGTCAGGAGGAGATCGAAGAGGCCTGCAAGCGCATCAAACGTGAAATTGATAACCTGGGCTCAGAAATAGGCGAACTCAAGTGCATACCACTGTATTCCACTTTGCCGCCAAATCTACAGCAGCGCATATTCGAGCCCGCACCGCCGCCCAATGCAAATGGCGCCATTGGACGCAAAGTGGTGGTGTCTACCAACATTGCTGAAACCTCGCTTACTATTGACGGCGTTGTCTTTGTCATCGATCCTGGTTTtgccaagcaaaaagtttataatcCACGCATACGCGTGGAGAGTTTACTTGTCTCACCCATATCTAAGGCCTCGGCTCAGCAGCGTGCGGGACGTGCTGGACGTACCCGGCCTGGCAAGTGTTTCCGCTTGTATACGGAGGcagcttttaaaaatgaaatgcaggACAACACATATCCTGAGATTCTACGCTCCAATTTGGGTACGTAAAGaggaaatattaatttaaaatcaaatttaatttgtaaaatttacaGGAACTGTGGTGCTACAGCTTAAGAAACTGGGCATTGATGATTTGGTGCACTTTGATTTTATGGACCCACCTGCACCAGAGACGTTAATGCGTGCGCTGGAGTTGCTCAACTATTTGGCTGCATTAGATGATGATGGCAATCTCACAGATTTGGGCGCTGTTATGTCGGAATTTCCACTGGATCCACAACTGGCCAAGATGCTCATTGCCAGTTGTCAGCATAATTGCTCCAATGAGATACTTTCTATTACGGCTATGCTGTCGGGTGAGGCTCTTACTAACAATAAGTTGAGATCTACAAGGGGCGGGTAATAgaaaacacaaattgaaaagtttagCTCTAGTGGGGGTTTGTATATGAAAAGCATCAGCTTAAGCACAAAGTAATTTCCAAATACAATTAATGTAAACGCTTAAATTTTGAACAAGTTTGTTTCAAGCTTCAGCTGATGTTTTTCACACACTTTGCTGACAACGACTGAAGAACTCAACcctaatttatttactgtgCAAAGAAGAAAGtttctttcaatttatttgttctttGCCTTCAACCACTAAAGATAAAAAGTTGCATGTGCgttgcagcaaaagcaaacatttctaTTGAAATGTGATGCGAccttaaagaaaataataattttgttaattgctgACACTGTTCGGTCGCTGGCCTTGTACGCACCTGCAACTCACAAATGCAATCGAATCTTTGAATCAAATCTTTAGATTGTCAGCTGACATATGTGTAAACgcaatctatttatttatgtaaatcacaaacaaaacataaacaaaaaaaaaaaacacgtttTGAAATATGCGCTTAATTGTAAACAAACCAATTCACAACAAAAAcctaaaaagtgccacaatgcTTCGTGCGTCCCAATGAGGCCAAGAAGGTGGCCGATGAGGCCAAAATGCGTTTCGCTCACATCGATGGAGATCACTTAACATTGCTGAATGTCTATCATGCCTTCAAGCAGAGTGAGtaaagtgcattaaaataaGATATAAGactgttaattaataaatttacttcaATTGCTCAATAGGCAGTGAGGATCCCAACTGGTGTTATGATAACTTTATCAACTTTCGTTCGCTGAAGAGCGCTGACAATGTGCGTCAGCAGTTGGCTCGCATTATGGATCGGTTTAGTCTGAAGCGCACCAGCACGGAATTTACGTCAAAGGACTATTATGTCAACATACGCAAGGCTCTGGTGCAGGGCTTCTTTATGCAGGTGGCTCATTTGGAGCGCACGGGACACTACTTAACCATCAAGGACAACCAGAATGTGCAGCTGCATCCCTCAACGTGCTTGGATCACAAGCCCGATTGGGTTATCTACAATGAGTTTGTGCTCACCACCAAGAACTATATACGCACGGTTACAGATGTAAAGCGTGAGTAAACAGCTGCAGATTAATCATGCaatattaatacaataaaagcTTTCATTTGAACAGCGGAATGGTTGCTGAGCTTGGCGCCGCAGTACTACGATCTAAATAACTTTCCACAGGGCGAGGCCCAGCGGCaactggagctgctgcagcagcgcatggAGACCAAGCAGTACCAGAAGGGCTTCTAAGCCGCTTGCaccaaccacaacaacaacaaaacatttcTTTTAGAATTAATCAATATTTGAAATGGGCAGTTAATTAAGTAGTCATGCAGTTTGCTTtaatgtttacattttgtggaATTATTAactacaaacaacaaaaacaaatttatgacaaacaaaatattttcttattttattgttagttcacatacacacaacacacatgaATTCCATACAGtgttaataaaagcaaacttttatattaactaaaataaacttaagcttagcCGTTTGTTCTTTGGAATTGTATAAGTATGACCAAATAGGTAGCTATAGCTGAAGCAAACTACAAGAGTTAAACAACtttaagttaagtttttaAGCTTGTTAGTTAAATGAAACATACCGATGTTAATATGGTGCGATTAACACGACACAAGCCGCTGGCGGAGAACTCTGCATCCACGACAAGTAACTGCTGCCAGAATTTCTTAATCTCCTCCACCAAAATGGGCTCAAAGACCTTGCGCTCGATTtcacaaacaatttgtatagtTTTGCGGGACTCACGCGCACTCAAGTGACAAGGCTCGACAATCATGAGCAGCCGCAGTATATGAAAGATAATCCACAGCATTTGCACCCAGACATAGCCATGATCACGCTGCTCCAGCATTTCAAGAAACAGAAAATAGGCCGTGGCCA
Protein-coding regions in this window:
- the LOC108597430 gene encoding kinesin-like protein costa isoform X2, which codes for MEIPIQVAVRICPLENLETEPDDIVADTEEQSKEATAESAPTPPPPPPPQPPTPDSNGNNKPEIAAPHTNDTSNNCCVQAIPITASFLGLLPSALPGGAALDSIAAGLIQVGPHTIPVTHALDSSTTQLQVYQQTVLPLISLFLEGFDASVVSYGQRGTGKTYTLYGKGTDQAEEGIVPRCVREIFAHVKAHPERKHTINVGYVEICNHEVCDLLGMGSRPCNTLEDVFRWLHLGRSRKSNAPTHTLFTLTLEQNWVSKDNLIQHRLSTASFSDLSGTERCGVVPPGQPRDLGLQMLEQLINILTDPSIAYGLNSNLPYAQNTLTTLLKDSFGGRAQTLVMLCVSPLEKDLAETLGNLQFAFKVQCVRNYVIMNTFSDDNTPVKQAQNNGPPVLMTGVNPLNADNFGLQFAASQWFKLVSNAEGLFAKLMSSNAVSELEKEQIEEWLFLKQECEECLSSNEALRSQKALVPIQEADEPEEANSDLETSCHQNSDNESDNESQNADLTEKLEFMRTQPKAVMQSQDKEQQGQEKEQPAQEKQQQPQAEKCDERKASVGGRRRSIQPGASLSNAELAMLNRVASLQPATGKATAAGAAATAEALAELDPLESSTGTPDALRQAAINAPIEQLQKKLRKLLAEIEARQRQANEIEQTMQLKQNIITELVKNRDTRSHVKQRFNKKKAKLEAELEKAKKHLAKAVMQNKEKCEVERWNTIIAHLEQRLKDLTSMKHIASESGHKLKQLQQSISESRKQLEELHKKLKKEYKQRDQVEAELKTLKEARVALVKVQDVQPDQLKAMQARITHLDHILREKSENLEVGVAGEESLRHEIRNLRRTRDHLLEQRCELDRKLKRDKMLTQREERKLLECDEAIEAIDAAIEFKNELICGTKSIDTSERLQREKGEQMLMARLNKLSLEEMRTLLYKYFVKVIDLRDSSRKLEQQLVLLERERDAWEWKERVLSNAVRQARLEGERNAVLLQRQHEMKLTLMMRHLAEETSTSSASYSERALAPATSSDYDYDLDFYKPGGSKALVKPPAKPSPAALEKYKDKERSGRNIFARFQVLTRYAAAAAAGSSHSGADESNALIETTTATAVTTTTNSVTTTAAASTGTGAKGKEKSLSIISPDHLRRLMPSTSSTKVTREKNKIIIQDATRNN
- the LOC108597430 gene encoding kinesin-like protein costa isoform X1, translated to MEIPIQVAVRICPLENLETEPDDIVADTEEQSKEATAESAPTPPPPPPPQPPTPDSNGNNKPEIAAPHTNDTSNNCCVQAIPITASFLGLLPSALPGGAALDSIAAGLIQVGPHTIPVTHALDSSTTQLQVYQQTVLPLISLFLEGFDASVVSYGQRGTGKTYTLYGKGTDQAEEGIVPRCVREIFAHVKAHPERKHTINVGYVEICNHEVCDLLGMGSRPCNTLEDVFRWLHLGRSRKSNAPTHTLFTLTLEQNWVSKDNLIQHRLSTASFSDLSGTERCGVVPPGQPRDLGLQMLEQLINILTDPSIAYGLNSNLPYAQNTLTTLLKDSFGGRAQTLVMLCVSPLEKDLAETLGNLQFAFKVQCVRNYVIMNTFSDDNTPVKQAQNNGPPVLMTGVNPLNADNFGLQFAASQWFKLVSNAEGLFAKLMSSNAVSELEKEQIEEWLFLKQECEECLSSNEALRSQKALVPIQEADEPEEANSDLETSCHQNSDNESDNESQNADLTEKLVSLMDEFLAKTDALIRSKHEEFMRTQPKAVMQSQDKEQQGQEKEQPAQEKQQQPQAEKCDERKASVGGRRRSIQPGASLSNAELAMLNRVASLQPATGKATAAGAAATAEALAELDPLESSTGTPDALRQAAINAPIEQLQKKLRKLLAEIEARQRQANEIEQTMQLKQNIITELVKNRDTRSHVKQRFNKKKAKLEAELEKAKKHLAKAVMQNKEKCEVERWNTIIAHLEQRLKDLTSMKHIASESGHKLKQLQQSISESRKQLEELHKKLKKEYKQRDQVEAELKTLKEARVALVKVQDVQPDQLKAMQARITHLDHILREKSENLEVGVAGEESLRHEIRNLRRTRDHLLEQRCELDRKLKRDKMLTQREERKLLECDEAIEAIDAAIEFKNELICGTKSIDTSERLQREKGEQMLMARLNKLSLEEMRTLLYKYFVKVIDLRDSSRKLEQQLVLLERERDAWEWKERVLSNAVRQARLEGERNAVLLQRQHEMKLTLMMRHLAEETSTSSASYSERALAPATSSDYDYDLDFYKPGGSKALVKPPAKPSPAALEKYKDKERSGRNIFARFQVLTRYAAAAAAGSSHSGADESNALIETTTATAVTTTTNSVTTTAAASTGTGAKGKEKSLSIISPDHLRRLMPSTSSTKVTREKNKIIIQDATRNN
- the LOC108597714 gene encoding pre-mRNA-splicing factor ATP-dependent RNA helicase DHX15 isoform X2, giving the protein MSKRRIEVGETYMSNSKKKSDAASTSASAAATTGVVAPVLGGFVPSKQPPTMNPFTNKPYSVRYQNLYKKRIALPVFEYQADFMRLLNNHQCIVLVGETGSGKTTQIPQWCVDFAVSKGRKGVSCTQPRRVAAMSVAQRVSEEMDVVLGEEVGYSIRFEDCSTAKTLLKYMTDGMLLREAMSDPMLEQYQVILLDEAHERTLATDILMGVLKEVIRQRSDLKLVVMSATLDAGKFQQYFDNAPLMNVPGRTHPVEIFYTPEPERDYLEAAIRTVIQIHMCEEIEGDILMFLTGQEEIEEACKRIKREIDNLGSEIGELKCIPLYSTLPPNLQQRIFEPAPPPNANGAIGRKVVVSTNIAETSLTIDGVVFVIDPGFAKQKVYNPRIRVESLLVSPISKASAQQRAGRAGRTRPGKCFRLYTEAAFKNEMQDNTYPEILRSNLGTVVLQLKKLGIDDLVHFDFMDPPAPETLMRALELLNYLAALDDDGNLTDLGAVMSEFPLDPQLAKMLIASCQHNCSNEILSITAMLSDCQLTYV
- the LOC108597714 gene encoding putative pre-mRNA-splicing factor ATP-dependent RNA helicase PRP1 isoform X1: MSKRRIEVGETYMSNSKKKSDAASTSASAAATTGVVAPVLGGFVPSKQPPTMNPFTNKPYSVRYQNLYKKRIALPVFEYQADFMRLLNNHQCIVLVGETGSGKTTQIPQWCVDFAVSKGRKGVSCTQPRRVAAMSVAQRVSEEMDVVLGEEVGYSIRFEDCSTAKTLLKYMTDGMLLREAMSDPMLEQYQVILLDEAHERTLATDILMGVLKEVIRQRSDLKLVVMSATLDAGKFQQYFDNAPLMNVPGRTHPVEIFYTPEPERDYLEAAIRTVIQIHMCEEIEGDILMFLTGQEEIEEACKRIKREIDNLGSEIGELKCIPLYSTLPPNLQQRIFEPAPPPNANGAIGRKVVVSTNIAETSLTIDGVVFVIDPGFAKQKVYNPRIRVESLLVSPISKASAQQRAGRAGRTRPGKCFRLYTEAAFKNEMQDNTYPEILRSNLGTVVLQLKKLGIDDLVHFDFMDPPAPETLMRALELLNYLAALDDDGNLTDLGAVMSEFPLDPQLAKMLIASCQHNCSNEILSITAMLSVPQCFVRPNEAKKVADEAKMRFAHIDGDHLTLLNVYHAFKQSSEDPNWCYDNFINFRSLKSADNVRQQLARIMDRFSLKRTSTEFTSKDYYVNIRKALVQGFFMQVAHLERTGHYLTIKDNQNVQLHPSTCLDHKPDWVIYNEFVLTTKNYIRTVTDVKPEWLLSLAPQYYDLNNFPQGEAQRQLELLQQRMETKQYQKGF